One region of Deinococcus aerolatus genomic DNA includes:
- a CDS encoding NAD(P)-dependent oxidoreductase → MTDHTLVDDALPDRNHSPDTQYPYDLRFAPTHPPLSAHEATVEAHRCLYCYDAPCIQACPTHIDIPTFIRKIATDNLRGSARTILEANFLGGTCARVCPVEELCEGACVLNAEEKPIAIGRLQRHAVDHVQERGVQLFQPGTPTGRRVAVVGSGPAGLSVSAELAKLGHAVTLLEKRELGGGLSTYGIIVLREPVEVSLREVDAVRALGVTVETGRELTSRDTLDALLSEYGAVFLGLGLGAVPAMGIPGEEHLIDGLQYIEDSKIRPASLADAQNVVVIGAGNTAIDAATVARRRGADVTMLYRRTEAEMTAYRHEYEFALSEGIQYRFLTQPVRVLSEGGQVTGVECVRMVLGAVDPGGRPTPRPLPGSEFVVPCGAVIKAIGQEKPALAAELGLNVEGGYIAVNQDMQTSLPRVYAGGDCVRVRGTASTVMAVQDGKYAAAAIHGQLSAAQETAHG, encoded by the coding sequence TTGACGGACCATACCCTGGTGGACGACGCCCTACCCGACCGGAACCATTCGCCCGACACCCAGTATCCGTATGACCTCCGCTTCGCCCCCACCCACCCGCCGCTGAGTGCGCACGAGGCCACGGTGGAGGCGCACCGCTGCCTGTACTGCTATGACGCGCCGTGCATTCAGGCCTGCCCCACCCACATCGACATTCCCACCTTTATCCGCAAGATTGCCACCGACAATCTGCGCGGCAGCGCCCGCACGATTCTGGAGGCCAATTTCCTGGGCGGCACCTGCGCCCGCGTCTGCCCGGTCGAGGAACTGTGCGAGGGCGCCTGTGTGCTGAACGCCGAGGAAAAGCCCATCGCCATCGGGCGGCTGCAACGGCACGCGGTGGACCACGTTCAGGAGCGCGGCGTACAGCTGTTTCAGCCTGGAACGCCCACTGGCCGCCGCGTCGCCGTGGTGGGCAGCGGCCCGGCAGGCCTGAGCGTTAGCGCCGAGCTGGCCAAACTGGGCCACGCCGTCACGCTGCTGGAAAAACGCGAGCTGGGCGGCGGCCTGAGCACCTACGGCATCATCGTGCTGCGCGAGCCGGTTGAAGTTTCATTGCGGGAAGTGGACGCGGTGCGGGCGCTGGGCGTGACGGTGGAAACCGGGCGCGAACTGACCAGCAGAGACACGCTGGACGCGCTGCTGTCTGAGTACGGCGCCGTGTTCCTGGGCCTCGGCCTGGGCGCGGTTCCGGCCATGGGCATTCCCGGCGAGGAACACCTGATCGACGGCCTGCAGTACATCGAGGACAGCAAGATCCGCCCCGCCAGCCTGGCCGATGCCCAGAACGTCGTGGTGATCGGGGCGGGCAACACCGCCATCGACGCGGCCACCGTGGCCCGGCGGCGCGGCGCGGACGTGACCATGCTGTACCGCCGCACCGAGGCGGAGATGACCGCTTACCGCCATGAGTACGAGTTCGCGCTGTCGGAGGGCATTCAGTACCGCTTTCTGACCCAGCCGGTGCGGGTGCTGAGTGAAGGCGGACAGGTCACCGGCGTGGAGTGCGTCAGGATGGTGCTGGGCGCGGTGGACCCCGGCGGACGGCCCACCCCGCGTCCCCTGCCCGGCAGCGAATTCGTTGTTCCCTGCGGCGCCGTGATCAAGGCCATTGGCCAGGAGAAACCCGCGCTGGCCGCCGAACTGGGGCTGAACGTCGAGGGGGGGTACATCGCCGTGAACCAGGACATGCAGACCAGCCTGCCGCGCGTGTACGCGGGCGGCGACTGCGTGAGAGTGCGCGGCACTGCCAGCACCGTGATGGCCGTGCAGGACGGCAAGTACGCCGCCGCCGCCATCCACGGACAGCTCTCGGCCGCCCAGGAGACCGCACATGGCTGA
- a CDS encoding rhodanese-like domain-containing protein, translating into MTYQDIFTAEVAPRVRDGAHVYDVREPDEYTQGHIPGAINVPLSALVGREDEIQTPAIIVCLSGGRSAQAAAHLAGQGKQDVMSLNGGTLGWINEGREVRDGPNP; encoded by the coding sequence GTGGCCCCCCGCGTCCGCGACGGCGCACATGTGTACGACGTGCGTGAACCCGACGAGTACACGCAGGGTCACATTCCAGGGGCCATCAATGTGCCGCTCTCGGCCCTGGTTGGCCGTGAGGACGAGATCCAGACCCCCGCCATCATCGTGTGCCTGAGTGGGGGCCGCAGCGCCCAAGCGGCCGCACATCTGGCCGGGCAGGGAAAGCAGGACGTGATGAGCTTGAATGGAGGCACCCTGGGCTGGATCAACGAGGGGCGCGAGGTCAGGGACGGCCCCAACCCCTGA
- the preA gene encoding NAD-dependent dihydropyrimidine dehydrogenase subunit PreA, with protein sequence MADLSVNFAGIRAPNPFWLASAPPTNSGAQIHRAFEHGWGGAVWKTIGAPVLNISNRYAGLSIAGQRLLAINNVELISDRPLDVNLREIAEIKRLWPDRAVIVSAMVDASPEAWREIVMMIEDTGADGIELNYGCPQGMSERGMGAAVGQVPEMCELNTHWVTSVTKLPVIVKLTPNVTRITEPAHAAIAGGAHALSLINTINSIMSVDLDTLQITPSIGGRGTHGGYAGPAVKPIALNMLTELLTDDLVLRSGVPVCGMGGIQTWKDAAEFLLLGAGAVQVCTAAMHYGYRIVEDMIDGLSNWMDDKGFATIPELTGRALPQVSSFGELDLGYQAVARIDPDKCIQCNLCYVACNDTAHQCIDLVAGNGVRVDPGYDMRVNGKAVADTRPTPVVREPDCVGCALCANVCPVDGCITMVSVPGTQQSVSWDALTAQRPEIASSWDAMMAYRAEQGIEIH encoded by the coding sequence ATGGCTGACCTCTCCGTCAATTTTGCCGGCATCCGCGCGCCCAACCCCTTCTGGCTGGCCTCCGCGCCGCCCACCAACAGTGGGGCGCAGATTCACCGCGCCTTCGAGCACGGCTGGGGCGGGGCCGTGTGGAAAACCATCGGCGCGCCGGTGCTGAACATCAGCAACCGCTACGCGGGCCTGAGCATCGCCGGGCAGCGGCTGCTGGCCATCAACAACGTTGAGCTGATCAGCGACCGCCCGCTGGACGTGAACCTGCGCGAGATCGCCGAGATCAAGCGGCTGTGGCCAGACCGCGCCGTGATCGTCTCGGCGATGGTCGACGCCTCTCCCGAGGCCTGGCGCGAGATTGTCATGATGATCGAGGACACCGGCGCCGACGGCATCGAGCTCAACTACGGCTGCCCGCAGGGCATGAGCGAGCGCGGCATGGGCGCGGCGGTGGGTCAGGTGCCGGAAATGTGCGAGCTGAACACGCACTGGGTCACGTCGGTGACGAAACTGCCAGTGATCGTCAAGCTGACGCCCAACGTCACGCGCATCACCGAACCCGCGCACGCCGCGATTGCCGGAGGGGCGCACGCGCTGTCCCTGATCAACACCATCAACTCGATCATGAGCGTGGATCTCGACACCCTGCAGATCACGCCCAGCATCGGGGGACGCGGCACACACGGCGGCTACGCGGGACCGGCCGTCAAGCCGATTGCCCTGAATATGCTGACCGAACTGCTGACCGACGACCTCGTGCTCAGAAGCGGCGTGCCGGTCTGCGGCATGGGCGGTATTCAGACCTGGAAAGACGCGGCCGAGTTCCTGCTGCTGGGCGCGGGGGCCGTGCAGGTATGCACCGCCGCCATGCACTACGGTTACCGCATCGTGGAGGACATGATTGATGGCCTGTCGAACTGGATGGACGACAAGGGCTTCGCCACCATCCCGGAACTGACCGGCCGGGCGCTGCCGCAGGTCAGCTCGTTTGGCGAGCTGGATCTGGGGTACCAGGCCGTGGCACGCATCGATCCCGACAAGTGCATCCAATGCAACCTGTGTTACGTGGCCTGCAACGACACGGCGCACCAGTGCATCGATCTGGTGGCCGGAAACGGTGTGCGGGTGGACCCCGGTTACGACATGCGCGTCAATGGCAAGGCGGTGGCCGACACCCGCCCCACACCGGTGGTGCGCGAACCCGACTGCGTGGGCTGCGCGCTGTGTGCCAACGTCTGCCCGGTAGACGGCTGCATCACCATGGTCAGCGTGCCGGGCACGCAGCAGAGCGTCAGCTGGGACGCCCTGACCGCCCAGCGCCCCGAAATTGCCAGCAGCTGGGACGCCATGATGGCCTACCGCGCGGAGCAGGGCATCGAGATTCACTAA